The following DNA comes from Mya arenaria isolate MELC-2E11 chromosome 11, ASM2691426v1.
agtggaatacggactaccgtattttgcgatatgtattgcgtgttgATTtatgataggcatataataaagcTTATTATGCGTTACTTTCATTTGCTTGATTCATTTTATGTTCTTCGAAAGTTTTTATGCACTATGAAATCAACTAAATCTTAAATAACGATATAtcttactgatactgccacctcaCTTGAAAAAAACCTCACACCATAAGGTAATAAGTTCTAAACAAAACTATggaaataatatctttaaattagAAGGTTTCTGTTGTTCAAACTTTCGATAATTCATTGTCagtgtataatgtttaattcaacattttagacatttttttttatttatatgaagaCTTTTGAATTATATGGCTCATGATATCATCGAAAATAAACCTTATGTTATCATGATATCATCGAAAATAAACCTTATGTTATGTGATATCTCCACTGTCTCAAAATGAATGTGTATAATGTATAGTGTATAATTACAACTTTGAGCAGGCGCGAGTAAATGCTTAAATCCTATTGGATAAGACAACCCATGTGATATTCATTCATTTCTCCATGAAGCATTCGTGTAAACAAATCAgcttattaatattcataaccGGGCTACTTTCTATTTACAACCCATGACGTCAAGTAATAGTAGGAAGttgtttacatgtgtattttccTTCTTAAAAAATTGGGttaaaaaaagcaacaattgaacaaaaaccttttaaaattgttgatcttgtattgtatttttttattataaatgataataactTGATTGCGGAGAACTGGAAGCTGAAAGTTCGTCTGCAGCAGAGAGTAAACATGGCGGATGATATGTCAGATTTCGACTTGTTTAAAGATCTTTTTGTTAGTTTCGAGTTGTTTTTGCCGAAATTGAGTGAGAAAACTGCTACTGTTTTGATTTCTCACGAAATTGAAGAActgatgaacattttattagatGATTTGTCTgaagttacaaataaaaatgaaagagAAGATGAAAGTTAAGATCTAGGTCATAATGAAACTAATGACATGCCGACaattcatgaatataaacaacaggGCAGTAAAAGATATTGTCTTAGGCAAGGAAAAATGGAAGATACATTTCAGAGTTTAAACAAGTCAcctttatgtaaatatcttacGTGAAAAGAACTGTTAATGCAAATTTGGTGCAATTTCTCCGACACTTCATACAAAACGCACAAAAAAATGCTCAATTCTTAAATACATactgtaacatgttttgttttgactatACTTAGGTCATTTGATAATGCCTTTATTATGAATAAATCTTGAATCTCGATAGTGATCAAAGGGGACTAAATGTCGcagaacatttgaaaataattatctaCTGTAGTGCCTtccctttaatatttaaataacaatgaaacGCAGaggtatacattttgtaaaGGTTAAATCCTACCATTATAAGTGCCTATACAtttctaaaaatgaaataaaaagttgttaaaataaacatctttgaccaaaatttaatataattccGAGCGAAAGAAGACTATGACAGCCATACATAttcttaaaatacaacatgtcATTTGAAGCCAATACAGgggttattcctaagaaaaatatctccagttgaaaaataaaactttaaaatccaCATTGTCCGACTTGAAAAGCTATCCGAATTAAAACAACTTGAGCAGCAGTCAATGTTTTCATCTCCACGGGTTCACAAAGGGATGTAGCAAGGATACAAAGTTCAGGAATACTTctcacaatttaaaaaaaaaaatgacattatctTATCCCCAGTGtaacaatatatcaatatttgttacCATCAGCATTTCATATAGAGATATGGTAATGATGACGTCATTacttaagggccttccacattgcaaaagtgggtggggaaggccataaatttaatgaaaagttcatgttttaccAAGTTTTGAGGAAACATCTTTTTTCATGTGTTACAGTATAATAAacttttgcaaaatatttcgGGGTAATATGGAATTGAGcaatttttacgaaagaagCTTTTATCAGTTTTTGgttcaaaaagcatttgcatattttcggaaaagtctgccggcaatataaaaatattattgtgtGAAAATGCTCCAAACTACCAAATTAACCATGTCTTGCGGATTCTTGATGATAACGGTTcaataagaaagatattcaagaaaataatacagAACCGTGGATTAAATTCATGTCCAGGTCACAAAAAGGCAACAATCTTACTCAAAACACTTACAATCACATCAAAGCCGCAATACATTCTTGATGTGGTAGTCCTGACGATTCTGAAACAGACATAATAATTTGGTGTAAAGACATTTCcgtaaaaatgtaaatgcaaaTCCTAAtgtaaatctgataaaatctcaTTCAATTAAAGTTGCCCAACTCCTTATTACACCTACCCATGTTGCACGGATGTTTGCAAAAGACTGAAATtcaaaacttaatatattttattttattttttaaatatttctgttgtGGTCAGTCAACTCACTTTTACACTATTGAAGGCCTTTAAACTACTAATTTAGTAACCAAGTCATCTTAATTTGGATGTTTTTTGTATTAGAGgtatgaaaaatatgaatgttaaaTGCGGCTAATTATCAGTAAAAACTTTTTTCAGGACCACTTACAGGGTATATGCTGTAAAATTAAAAGTGTGTGTGTTTCAAATACTGTATAACCAAGCATGTTGTTGATAAAATGCTgcaatgttttgttgttgttgtttgtttgttttttcatctttttttattttgttataaaaatacgACCATAAAAAAgcacacacaaaaacaataacaacatttatacctTGGATAGGTATTGCACTGTCAaaatttcacttaaaactctTTCATTGGAAATGTGATGAGTACCAAAAGTGAGATTCAAAAATACCAATATCCTCTATATTTGTATGCGAAGTcaaagaaatattcaaaaaccTTATTTTTGCTGTAGGCAAAACACACAATAAGTCGTTTTGTTGTTACAGGGTCATCACGGCCACCACCCTCCCCACCATGGACACCACCCGCCCCAGCATGGGTCGGGAAATATTGGGGCAGCTTTCGGAAAGTTTGTAGGAGGAGTTCTTAATGAAATGGCCCATGCTGGCCAGAACAATGTATGTTATAAGTGACCGCTGTCAACGAGTTGGCACATTTATCCCGACTATCGACACCTCACATGTCAATAACAATTTCTGCTAATACATTTGCATTACCAAGACTGTTGCacgtataaaatatttatgtagcTATCCCTCCTGACATTTTCCAATCAACGTAGCCTTTCCATTGGGTCATCTCTGACGCTTCATGTCCTCCTACAAACTTTACTTTATATACACTCTTCGCactatttttgttcatttagcACAAATGATATGGAAACAAGCTAAAGGCTGTCAAACAGACCTTCTTGTAAACTATAGAAAGCATAGGCATTATTTTGGCTAATACAAGGATATAGAACGTAGGGTcatattcagaaaaaaagaagTCTTAAAACGCCTTTTCAGAAAGtgttcaatgttaaaaaatacaatgaaatattaatggTGTAGATGGttgtatttaatttttccaTTGGGcctttatatttttgtgttgttcttcTGTCAACTAATAACAGCAATGCTAGATCGGTCATGCACAACTCAAACATATGAAATCTAATCAGTTTTGAGAATTTGACAATAATTCTTATTCTTACATTTCGcaaatatactatttttttaacaatatattggctcaaaaagtataaacatatgAAAAGAAGTACGGATCTGAacaaaaagttttaaacaattaaaaactagGTAAGAGAAGTCCGCTTGACAGCCTAAAGCAACCATGTATGGAATTtgtatataaactatatttaaaatgtttcagcTTCAGTTTTTACCATGTGTTAACCTTGTGTTAACAACGTGACATACTTGTTGCAaagttataacaatattttcatttaattgttcaCATCAATATACGGTCTTTTTCAGACTCCCTCCTTCCCTGGGTCGGGACCAATTTACAACCCGGTATGTGAACTAATTTGTTATAATGCATATAAAACCATTACATAACGGTCAACTTTTCACTCTCTATCATCACCAGTGACCTACGATGTATGTAGTGCTTGACTCAAGGTCACAGACTGTCACATTGCACTCTCTACCACTGCCAGTGACCTACATTGTATGTAGTGCTTGACTCAAGGTCACGGATAGTCGCATTGCATTACTTTACGTGTTCACGATGACACAGAAAATAACTATGTGCAGCCTGAGTAAAGTCATGAAAATGTTATGTCACCTTTTTCACTCACATTTGTTGAGACACGTGATTTTCCTTGACTTATATTTACTGAAATACGTGAATTGACTTGACCTTCAGTTAATGCGACAACTAGTCATTGCACACGTACGTCTTTCATACATTTATCAATcataaaaatgcatgattttaacACGAGTCACTGTATTTAAACTAAAGAATCCGATACagatattaaattatttgatacgaattatatagtttaaatacagTGACTCATATTAAAATCGTGCATTTTtatgattgataaaaaaatctacaTTGCATCGTCTTTAATATTTACCTCATTTTTTCCATCTTGTACATGACTATGAGAGAATAGGCGTGTAGATTTTCACGAGTAGTTATTacatttttgattatttatttgtctGTGACAGCCTGTTCCGTTTGTCCACCACCTTGGCGGCCTCTACCCGAACAAGATGATCGTCATCAGCGGCATTCCCCACCCCGGTGCAAGCAGGTATGCACATAGAGTTAATGGAGTTGATTTTGgtaacttattatttttttattttgaaatgtgaacATATGTGAATGAAGCATTTAAAGTCGGATTTTTCTTGTGgcaattaatgttattttctaattgttttgAATGCTACACTAgtaatacaatattaaaaacaaactcgGAGGAGacttatattttaaagtttgtcaTAATAGATAAGTGCTGGGACAAGGGTGAAATTAGGCCCACACAAACATAGTTTGAGCCCCCAGTAGACTCATATTCAAGTGAGATATTTAGATGCGTGTGTTGcctggtgtttgtatttgtgtctgtggtgtttatacgttcatGTCTTTGGTTCATTTAGGATCTTGACGTGTGCATCTTAACAAGGCTTATTTTTTAGTTCTTGACTGCTGGGCTTGTCTTGTATTTTTATGGTAAATAACTTATTATCGATTCTGGAAGGATGTTAATGAAGCAATTGAAAGTAAGTTTGTTCTTGTGGTAATAcatacaatattataattttctGATTTTCTGTGAAATTCAAAAGGTAAATCGAATTATTCAAAAACTTAAGATGGAGAAAAAAGTGAATTTGATGCACTTCTTacatgcaataatacaattaaaaatacggcgacaagccaagtagtcgaaaaatgaaaaataaaatagttaaggGACACAATGTAAGATCCATAATGTCAATGAACTAAAGACACAAACATACTTACATCATATTCACAAATCcaaacatcaaaaacaaactaacaccacatacCCAAACACATTAAATCCTCTAATGTAAGTTCAAACGTATTAGCAGCGACATTCTTTCTCTTATGCCAGGAACAAAATAAACGACTCAAATGGTATTGACATAGAACAATGTTTACTGTTAGAAATCTGTTAGGAGTGAGTTTTGCATGAAGtctcaaatataaaaacaatacgTTTTAAACGGGTAAATAATGTTAATAGTGTTTATCTAGGTTCAGTGTTAACTTTCAAAATGGCTCCGACATCGCCTTTCACCTCGACGTCAGGTTTAATTTCGGCAATTCGCACAACGTTGTCGTACGGAACCATATGAGCCATCATTGTTGGGGCTCAGAAGAAAGGGACCTTGCATGGTTCCCGTTTAGCCCTGACGCGTGGTTTGAAATGATGATTATGGTCGAAATGTCATCGTACAAGGTACTCCACAGCACGGCCGTATTCTAGATTTGTGGTGTAAATAAAAGACCAGATAGAAGGCGAAAATGGCACGCCTTCTGATATTTATTGTCTTTGTGTAAATAATACCTTACGctaccctaaccctaaccaaCCCTAACCCAAGTGGCATGTATGATTAACTTCGCCTACGTCAGCTActtgatattattttgattttacgCCTCTAGCTTACTTAGTTAGACTAACAGTCTGCGCAACTCGCAAGCAATGTTAGCATGTAATGTGTGTTAGACTTGTAGAATATAACTAAAACCTTCGATATAATCAAAccttcaattatttattaaatatattgttatgaaatttCGCATACATATTCCTTATCTGAATGCGAGCATCTTGCGCTTGTTTTTGTACCATTGTTCAATATGAACGAACAAAAACTAAACACTAGGATGTCCGTTTAATAAAAGTCCGAAGTATCCATCAAAGTCAAAGCTTTTACAAACGGCGCCTTGTAGCAAGTGGCATATAAAACTGGACTATATGGTTGCCACTGTCATCTTAACGTATTGATGTCGATACAATTAAGACGACCAGGGCACAAAAAGGTATGCTTTGTTTCAGGAAAAAGGGCACTTACTTTAAAGGTGTAATATAAACTTATGACTTTATTGCTCGCAAAGTGGAGCAACCGCAATAACCTTTGGTGTGACAGCATTTTATAGCTGCAATTTCCAAAACAGCAAACGTCAAATCCTTAAACGCCCTCCGCGTGCTCCGTGACATCTGATAttcaaacacaatatattgttaaTCATCAATGTCATACGTCGTCCTAGGTTTACAGTGTATATCCAACAAGGGAGCCACCACGAGCCGCACGAGATTGCTATGTGCGTTGATGCTCGCTTCTGGTTTAACAACGAGAGCAATTCTGTCGTGCGTAACCATAAGCAGGGTGGATGGGGATCAGAGGAGAGGACTATTCCATTTTTCCCGTTTGCTCAGAATGCCCCATTTGAAATGATTATCTTGGTTGAGCACCATCAGTTTAAGGTACAGAGAAGGTTTGGTTCACCAAGACCCTAGAACCAGGCACTGCTAGATTAATAGCTTCTTGGTGTCTATAGCACACAATGTATCTCCTTGTACACACAATGTATCTCCTCttacatattcaaataaagaaaacggTTAAAGTATGTAATAATAAGGTATttaactgcattttttttaaatgcaacttCTATCCACTGCCCAGTCCCCAATCTCTATCAAAACccagcacacacacacacacaagtgtTTTTGAACCTTAACCTGATTGAGCTATAAAGCACCTACAATTTTTGTAAAAACCAAGTATTTTGCAAATTACTTAGGATGGACACAGgtaaaattttaaagaaatagcgccaaattttggtaataaatatttaagacgataaaacaagtatatttaGGACAGAAAATATGGTTTAGTCACTGTTAAAAGATAGCTGAGATATTTGAGCATACGGGCATTTTAACTGTAGGTGAACCTGGCTGTTCAATGTAACACCATTTTGCAATGTCAACTGGAAACAGATTTTATGATTTTCTCCGCTGTGGCACATGGAAGAAACATGAACCTAAGTTGTAAAGCTTCAGTTCCAGGCAGGAATATTACTATTGTGTCGTAGCCAGTAACACTGGCCATTTAATTGGCAATGGAGAATGAGCAATTATGTTTCTATAAAAATGGTTTGAGCAGAGTATCTTGTTCGTAAATATGTGTGTCATGATGcatacaattaaaattgaaatctgAGTGAAAAAATGTAAGATTTGTCTTAAGGAACCACTTTCCCGGGGAAATTTGAAAAGAGCTGATTTTATGGAAAAGAACACTTCGACATTGCAAAATATTCGAAGTATAATGTAAAATGGCATGGATGCTCTTCAATATCTGTTTGTTagaatagtattttattttgcatgcaaatcaaaaatgaattatatacaCTTTAGACAATTGGCTCAACATATCTCAATTGTGGACAtcaatttgaatattgaaaagtTTACGTCTAGagaggttttttttaaaaaacccGCTGAGATATGATATAAGAGTTTATAGGctattcatatttttctttgaagTTTAGATTTTTTTCATGGAAGGATAAAACGTTTATAGAAGTATTCATACTTATTCCGCtgtcattttgtacatttaagtAACATGAGATTATCTTTTCATGCtatgtgtttttgaaaaagaataatttatacaaaaggCCATTCTAATACCAAAATTTATAGGCAGTAGAAATAGTTATTAAGGCATGTCAAAACTGGTTACCCTGCACACTATATACAGTATCCATCACACCAAAACATGCTGACATTTGCTTTATATATCTGCATATGTAGACCATATATCCTGCAACTGCATGTCCAACAGTCTGCTTAACAAACTCAACGTAAATTAACCCAGGGGTCGTATTCAATATCGTTCTTATCCTTGTCCTTCGACACACCCCAATGATtccattggtcagttatttatacagtccaatcaaaacgcTCAGATTCTACTCTAAAGTTCAAGTCAACTCAAAGTAGGATATTGAATACGGACCCTATTGAACAtatacaagaaaaaagaaacagcATTCACAATAATAACGTTTCTGAAATATCAAtagaattatatgttttaaaggtAAAATCATTCTGAAAATTGTCTCGTTATTGTGAGGAAGTACCTCTTTGTATCacagtatataattattgtatggcagcatgtgtgacattgatattgtaaGCCCGAGAGCAGAATGTCATCCGAGGCGTTAGCATTCTCTTTcgagggttgacaatatcaatgtcacacatgctgccatatgatatttattttattataccgaacaaaattaagttcataaaaagtttttaattcatttaacttaacaagggaaacaaaatataaaataataaaatgattatatctAGAACAAAATTCCACCGTTAATTATTCTAAAATTCCTTCAAAATCTGACAGTTCCTGTCgtctgatgtttttgtgtatactttgaatagtgacgtcactgctgtatgtgtataagggaggcaatcacgtcatgatttagctaaaatattatagcagttatttgcccttatatgacattcaaaatgtcactgcggtcacatgacctgacagtgaattttcgcttggtcacgtgtcaaaaaggttgaaaatgtttcttatcgtcaaaatatctctttttaaTTAATGagattttaccattgtagacaaaagtgGGGTATAATAATAACGTTTATGTATCAAACTACTGAGGTAAAGAGCACGAAATCATCGAAATACTTGACGTTGTTTTCGATGCATGGCGTGTTATGCGCAGTTTCTTTTTTCCGGTAGTACAGATTGCAAAATATCCTTTGTTGtactctttttaaaacaaactttggTTATGCATCTAAACATTCGACACAATTATGGTCAATTATAATGACGACCACTTCTTAGCTTTGCATAACACGCAGAAAAGCATTTATTAATAGCTTCAACTTCGAAAATTCAGAGGTCCTCGgacatttttatcgaaaacaacctctgatgtatatggacggtctACGATatcagaaatcggtacactttaaatacactgcaagtagatcgcgtagtaatttcaatttagcagttaaaccttATGACTTatctcttgggaatcttaattatgtttgcaataatacactttattggcaatcagtttaaacttagatatttatacaaatacaatccaaaacactacatttgattaataatataataaataaaacacaaccaACTACTTAtactgatataccggcatacatccgagattgttttcaATAAGATGGCCGAGGTACTCCAAATGCCACTATCATAACTTTCTTGTTGTAGCGTTGTATTGTTCAAGCTCTTAGTACCTAAAGTCAATCAGTAActttattttagcattgtttaatgaaactttaagcTTAAACTTAATCAAATTTTCAAGGTTTTCAGAcagtataaatattattatttatataataatatccaagttttacattttaaaagctttgatgtataattttgtttatagatTATAAACTGTTATTTCAAGTCAAGAAAAACTGTGGTATTCTGTTATATTAAAGTATTCTCtaactataatatatacattacatTGCATAGAATCTCCATGGAATGAGATCAGATGCTGTCGAaatccgttggctcgaattcctcgttggctcgaactagatgttaaggaccgatttcatatatattaaagGTGAACAATCCCGCTTGGGTTTAATTtaccgaggctcgaggtattttcgccggtccctgggagttcgagcaaacggggttcCACTGTACCTAAATGTTGTTGGTCGCATGTCCATTGACTCTGTACCTCGTTAACAACCATGGTATTTTTCGTTCATTGTCTTACTGCTTCACAAGGTTGCTGTGAACAACCAGCATTTGATGGAGTTCCGCCATCGTATCCAGCCATTGGGCCGCTTCGACACCCTCCGTATTGACGGAGACCTTCGCCTGACACAGGTCCGTTTCCAGGGATAAACAGTTCCTGTTGGTGTGACGTTAACATCGATATAAATGACTTCAATCAACGggtgtgacgtcattttaaatacaagatAAGAATTTATGTGAGGACACATACAAagacattgttttcataatatatttgatgtattttgttttccatATAATCACATTGATTGTTTGCACACCTACTGATTTGACATAGTATGAAACCACCATTACAGAGCTTAGTATAAGTAAAcaacttgtttgttttgtttatgcctcTTTTGAAAAGTAATTGGCACTTCGTGTTTAGTTTTAATTGGAGATAATTATAGTTGTTTGTgttaatttcattctttaactgactttataatgttttgaatatggCAAGAATtgtataaacaacaaaaaagagTTTTCAAAACTGTAACTTGTAAGGTAATTTATTTGGCTGTATATAAACATAAGTCATTGCATGTATGTGAAATATGTCAAACACTGGTTTATTCCAAATAAAAGCGTTATCTATAGTGAACTCTTTCTTTTTTGTTGAATGCTGTATATGTGTAACATAACATATGTAGTACACACTGTAAGAAAAatcttaatatgtttataaatattactttaaaacaatcatACGATGCATTACGTGTTTGGCAATGAAATCAAACGATGCATTACGTGTTTGGCAATGAAATCAAACGATGCATTACGTGTTTGGCAATGAAATCAAACGATGCAATAcgtgttttttaatgaaaccaCACGATACATTTCGTGTTTTGCAATGAAATCAAACGATGCAATAcgtgttttttaatgaaaccaCACGATACATTTCGTGTTT
Coding sequences within:
- the LOC128208189 gene encoding galectin-4-like isoform X4, encoding MANVVRNPATPYVAPIPGGVHDGTVIHVKGIAERHHNGFLIALQCSCSIDPRSESPFVFNPRFTDNQVIRNSLRGGSWGAEERHGGFPFNQGSSFDVAIHIKQQHYSVHVDGRHFCDYSHRMPKERVTHLTCEQGIRIKEIRFEGGYPQPTPSFPGSGPIYNPPVPFVHHLGGLYPNKMIVISGIPHPGASRFSVNFQNGSDIAFHLDVRFNFGNSHNVVVRNHMSHHCWGSEERDLAWFPFSPDAWFEMMIMVEMSSYKVAVNNQHLMEFRHRIQPLGRFDTLRIDGDLRLTQVRFQG
- the LOC128208189 gene encoding galectin-4-like isoform X2, with translation MANVVRNPATPYVAPIPGGVHDGTVIHVKGIAERHHNGFLIALQCSCSIDPRSESPFVFNPRFTDNQVIRNSLRGGSWGAEERHGGFPFNQGSSFDVAIHIKQQHYSVHVDGRHFCDYSHRMPKERVTHLTCEQGIRIKEIRFEGGYPQPGHHGHHPPHHGHHPPQHGSGNIGAAFGKFVGGVLNEMAHAGQNNTPSFPGSGPIYNPPVPFVHHLGGLYPNKMIVISGIPHPGASRFSVNFQNGSDIAFHLDVRFNFGNSHNVVVRNHMSHHCWGSEERDLAWFPFSPDAWFEMMIMVEMSSYKVAVNNQHLMEFRHRIQPLGRFDTLRIDGDLRLTQVRFQG
- the LOC128208189 gene encoding galectin-4-like isoform X1, whose amino-acid sequence is MANVVRNPATPYVAPIPGGVHDGTVIHVKGIAERHHNGFLIALQCSCSIDPRSESPFVFNPRFTDNQVIRNSLRGGSWGAEERHGGFPFNQGSSFDVAIHIKQQHYSVHVDGRHFCDYSHRMPKERVTHLTCEQGIRIKEIRFEGGYPQPGHHGHHPPHHGHHPPQHGSGNIGAAFGKFVGGVLNEMAHAGQNNTPSFPGSGPIYNPPVPFVHHLGGLYPNKMIVISGIPHPGASRFTVYIQQGSHHEPHEIAMCVDARFWFNNESNSVVRNHKQGGWGSEERTIPFFPFAQNAPFEMIILVEHHQFKVAVNNQHLMEFRHRIQPLGRFDTLRIDGDLRLTQVRFQG
- the LOC128208189 gene encoding galectin-4-like isoform X3, which gives rise to MANVVRNPATPYVAPIPGGVHDGTVIHVKGIAERHHNGFLIALQCSCSIDPRSESPFVFNPRFTDNQVIRNSLRGGSWGAEERHGGFPFNQGSSFDVAIHIKQQHYSVHVDGRHFCDYSHRMPKERVTHLTCEQGIRIKEIRFEGGYPQPTPSFPGSGPIYNPPVPFVHHLGGLYPNKMIVISGIPHPGASRFTVYIQQGSHHEPHEIAMCVDARFWFNNESNSVVRNHKQGGWGSEERTIPFFPFAQNAPFEMIILVEHHQFKVAVNNQHLMEFRHRIQPLGRFDTLRIDGDLRLTQVRFQG